The Streptomyces sp. V4I8 genome includes the window GCCTCGGCACGGTCGAGCTTCACATAGTCGGCGGCCAGATTCAGATGCAGTGAGGGGTACAGCGCCCGTACGGCAAGGGCGCCACCGGCCCCCTCCGCCTCGGTCAGCGCCCGCAGATCCCAGGCCAGTTCGTCCGAGGGGTCGTCCTGCGTGTCGGCCAGGTAGTGCGCCAGGGTGCAGCGGTGCAGGGGGTCGCCGTCCTCGCCGAGTTCCGTCCACAGTTCCAGCAGCCGACGCCGGGCCTCCTCGCGGTCCCCCGCGTGGTGCAGCATGACGACCTGTCCGATCCGCGTCGGTACGGCCTCCGGTGCCGTCCGCTCCTGTCGCTCCGCCACCGCGTCCTCCGGGCCCTCGTCGGCTGGTCCCCCGCCCGACGCTAACCGCCCCCAGCGGCAATCCCGGTCAGGCGGCTCCGTACGGCACCGGGCCGGTCCGGCGCGGGACCGGCCCGGTGAGAGTCAGCCCAGGTCCGGGATCCGCCAGTCGATCGGCTCGTGGCCCTGGCCGGCCACCGCCTCGTTGATCTGCGTGAACGGGCGGGACCCGAAGAACTTCTTCGCGGACAGCGGGGACGGATGCGCGCCCTTGACCACCACATGCCGCGTCTCGTCGATGAGCGGAAGCTTCTTCTGGGCGTAGTTGCCCCACAGCACGAACACCGCGGGGTCGGGCCGGTCGGCCACGGCCCGGATCACCGCGTCGGTGAACTTCTCCCAGCCCTTGCCCTTGTGCGAGTTCGCCTCGCCGGCGCGGACCGTCAGCACCGCGTTGAGCAGCAGGACGCCCTGCTGGGCCCAGGGCATGAGGTAGCCGTTGTCGGGGACGGGGAGGCCGAGCTCCTCCTTCATCTCCTTGTAGATGTTGCGCAGCGAGGGCGGCGTCTTCACTCCGGGGCGGACCGAGAAGCACAGGCCGTGGCCCTGACCCTCGCCGTGGTAGGGGTCCTGGCCGAGGACCAGGACCTTCACCTTGTCGTACGGCGTCGCGTCCAGCGCGGCGAAGACCTCCTCGCGCGGCGGATAGACGGGACCCTTCGCCCGCTCCTCCTCGACGAACTCCGTCAGCTCCTTGAAGTAGGGCTGCTGCAGCTCGTCGCCCAGAACCCCGCGCCAGGACTCGGGCAGCATGGCGATGTCGGTCACGTCAACTTCCTTACGGTGTGCGGCGAACGGTGAGAGGCGACCGCGGGCGGTCACTTCCAGGCTTCAGAACCTACAGGCGGCCACTGACAATCACCCCGCCCACCGCACATCCCGCCGCTACCAGCTGGTCTTGCGGTACAGCTCCCCCATCATCATGATCGTCGAGGGGTCGAGGGCCCGCTCCGCGCCCGAGACCTCCGCGCTCGCGGCCACGTACTGCCGGCCCTGCCACAGCGGCAGCAGCCGTGCGTCGTCGACGAGAATGCGCTGGGCGTCCTCGAAGTCCTTGACCACGTTGGCGCGGTCGCTCTGGGCTCGGGAGTTGGGCAGCAGGTTTTCGGTGATCTTGGGCGTCACATAGGGCGTACCGAGCGCGTTCTGCTCGCCGACGAACGGCGCGATGAAGTTGTCCGCGTCCGGGAAGTCGGGGAACCAGCCGCGCCCGAAGACCGGGTACTCGCCGTTCTGGTAGCCGGTGACGTACGACTTCCAGGGGCGGCTCTTGAGGGTGATCTCGAAGAGACCGGATTCCTCGAGCTGGCTCTTCAGCTCCTCGAACTCCGCCTTGGTGGCGGAGCCGTAGCGGTCGCTGGTGTACCAGAGTTCGAGCGGCACGGGGGCCGTGATGCCCGCCTCCGTGAGGATCTTGCGGGCCTTGCTCTCGCTGGGGTCGCCGTAGTCGTCGAAGAAGCCCGTGGTGTGTCCGGTCAGGCCCTTGGGGACCATGGAGTACAGCGGCTCGACGGTGTCCTTGTAGATCTTGTGGGCGATCGCCGGGCGGTCGATGACCTGGGCGACGGCCTTGCGGACGGCGGCCTTGCCGGCCATGGGGTCCTTCGGGTTGAAGACCAGGTAGTTGATCTCGGTGCCGGAGCCCTCGATCAGCTG containing:
- the ung gene encoding uracil-DNA glycosylase, which codes for MTDIAMLPESWRGVLGDELQQPYFKELTEFVEEERAKGPVYPPREEVFAALDATPYDKVKVLVLGQDPYHGEGQGHGLCFSVRPGVKTPPSLRNIYKEMKEELGLPVPDNGYLMPWAQQGVLLLNAVLTVRAGEANSHKGKGWEKFTDAVIRAVADRPDPAVFVLWGNYAQKKLPLIDETRHVVVKGAHPSPLSAKKFFGSRPFTQINEAVAGQGHEPIDWRIPDLG